The sequence AAGTCTTGTAACACGGTTGGTTTATTATTATGTAATTATGACATAATTTTCTCATGTTGGTTTTTGCATATGAGGAGCTTATAACATGTCTAATTAAAACCGCTGGTTTAATTTCTTATGACTATTACGTCTTAACATGCTTATTATTCGACACTGTTCTTAATTATTGTGCATCACTTATGGTACTATATCAATGCTTGTCAGCGGAAGTATTCTCTAATCAAGCCTTTTTAATTATTTTAGTTGACCAGCTATGAAAAAATATCTAACTCATGACCCATCAAATTTTCAATATAGCTAAGCTCATGAGTAATCGATTATTAATGAGAAATATCTTTTCTTGCTCAAAGTAAGGATGACATATATACGGGATAGTTGGtgattcattttattattgatgttttgaagaaaaaaagtttTATTAGAAAACaaggagaaaaaagaagaagtacaAAAAGATCAAAAACGCTAGTAGAAAATGGAAACTTCCTAAGAAAttagttatattttttttattgaactCATTTAGTATCCTGGAATCATAACTTGATGGTGGAAATGTTGCATCTATATACCTGCCCGAATTTCAGAAGATAATAGTAAATAGGAAATTAGTAACGCTCAAGATCAGGATATTGGAGACCTGCAACAGTGCATATCGGTAAAGGCACATATTAAAATTCTGAATACGGGACAACCAATGATGACATTAATGTTTTAAAGAAGATTAAATATCTTGAAAACATACCTAGTAGAAAACCCTTGACTTGTGAGCTAAATTTTGATAGAATCCTACAGGTGGGTGCATTACAAGGGGAGGGAGAGAAAACATAGTGAAGAATATATTCGGTATGATTGCCGAAAAGCAGAAAAATCTGATACATAGAAGGTGTTGGAAAGGTTTAGGTGGAATGGAGACTCGAATAATCACAATCAGCCTCTTGGCAGAGGAAAAAGTGACTACATATGTCTTTGAGTTTCATTTTGCTGCTTGGTTTTTAGTTGTGTATTTAGTTGTTGCTTTGTTTGGATGGTTATAACCCGTATGACGGAGCCATATAGAGACAACTAGATGCGCTAAAGCCacttgtttttgatttttagtgTAAATCTactagggtttaaaaaaaaatatcatgtTTTTGTAGGGACAATTTTGGATGATAATATTAGGTTTGAATAGTGCATTCTTTAAAAGAGAATTAGTTAAACCAACCTTGGCTTATCACCAAGTTTGTTTTCCCCTTTGTTGCACTTATTTGTGCTCCTCTTGCATTTTACTTTTTGTTGGCAAGGTAGACGATATATGAAAGTATTTTAACGCACTAGAATTGTAGTTATGTAATTACAACATAATTTTTCCACATTGATATTTGGGATAAAACGTTTTCAATAAGTATTTTAACGCAGTTGGTTTATTAATTATTATGTGATTACAACTTAAGTTTTTTCGTGCTGGTATATGCGGATGAGGTGTTCTCTTGGTGTCTTTTTAACACAATTTATTTATTACAATGTAGTTATGATATAATTTTTTCGTGCCGGTATTTACGAATGAGGAGTTTTCAAAATTTCAACTTAAAACCGTAGGTTTAATTTCTTATGACTTTTAAAATACTTAGTATTCATATACAATCTGTAGATTTTTTTGACGACACTATTATACTTAATGATTGTATATCGTTAATGAAACTATATCAATGATTGAGTGGAAGTATTCTCTAATTACTAATGATATGTACACACATTTGTAGTTATTATAGTTAACTATGAAATACCGGCGCTGTCATCACCCTCAAAATTTTCAATATAGCTTGGCTCATTGGGTGAGCGATTATTCATGAGAAATATCATTTCTTGTTCAAAGTTGTTGTTTTGAAGGGAATAAGTTAAAATTTTATTAGAAAACAAGgataaaaaagaagaagtacAAGAAGATAAAAAAACTCAAGTAGAAAAGAAAAACTGCCTAATAAAGTTCTTATTTGTTTCTTGAGCCTGTTTAGTATTCTGGAATCAGTGATGGTGGAAATGTTGCATCTATACCTACCCGAAAATTTGGAACATGATAGGAAATAGGAAATTGGTAATGCTCAAGATCAGGATACTAAAGACGACCGTACAATAGTAGATACCGGTGGAGGCGCTTATATTAAAAGTTGGAATATGAAACAGACAATGATGACATATATGTCCCAAAGAAGATTAAGGCTCTTGAAAAAAAAATACCTAGGAGATCCATGACTACTTGTGATCAAAATGTTGACAGAATTCTGCATGTGAGTGCATTAATATGGGTGAACAAAGGAGAGAAATAAAACTTTATAAAGAATATCTTTAGTGTAATTGTCGAAAAGCATAAAAATCCAAAATAGAAGATGTTTGATGGAATCAAGTGGAATAGAGACTCAAGGTGTCGGAATCATTCTCTTGGTAGAGGAAAAATTACCCTTGCAACGAAAATATAGGTCTTTGAGTTTCTTTTGGATGTTTGATTTTTTAGCTATGTGTTTAATTAGTTCTTGTTTTGTTTGGATGATTATAGCCTTTGTCATATATCCATATGGAGACAGGTGGATGCGCCATACCTTCTcacttgtttttgaattttaatGTAAATTTATTAGGGTTTCTTAAAAACTCACGTTATTGTGGGGATAATTTTGGATGATAATATTAAAAATTTACTTCCCTGTGGGGTTAGAAAAGTGCATGTGAAAAAGATTTGGTTTAACCTCGCCAAATATTCAAAGAATAACCTTGGCTCTATCATCAAGTTTGTTTTCTCTTTTGCTGCACTTGTTTGATCCCCTCTTGAATTTTACGTTTTGTTTTGGCAAGGTAAACAATATCTGTTAATTTTGACAAGTCTATTAACgcatttgatttattattttgtaatTACGATATAATTTTTACATGTTGGTGTTTGAGGATAAAGCGTTTTCCACAAGTCTTTTAACGCAGTTGGTTTATTATTATGTAATTACGACATACATCCCATGTTGGTGTTTGCAGATGAGGAGTCTTCTTGGTGTCTTTTTAACAATTTGCTTATTGCCATGTACTTATGACATAGTTTTCTCATGCCGGTATTTGCGGATGAGGAGTTTTCAAAATTTCTAAATGTTCCTCTTAGTTACCATGGTGAAGATATTAGACTCACATGATTTAGCGATGCCAAATGGAGCAatgataaagatgagtttatatccACTTCATGATATGGAGGTGGTACAGTCACTTGGTGTAGTTAGAAATTAAAGTGTATTGATTTTTCTACAATGGAAGCAGAGTATGTTGCACTTACATAAGCTGTCCAAGAAGCTGTATGGTTGAGGAGATTTCTTAAGAAACTCTGTGTCTCATAACATGCAAAGAAGTGGTGTTGCTTCACAGTGATAGCACATCATCTCTAGCATATGCGAAAGATCCCAAATACCATGGAAAAATCAAACACATTGGTAAGAGATTCCACTTTATACGCGATATGGTTGCACGAAGAAAGGTTGTTCTTAGACATATCTCTACAAATAGAATATTGGCTGACCCTTTAATTAAGCTCATTCCGAGAATTAGTTTTCAATCTCACATAGTGAGCATGGGATTGAACATGATTTGATATGTAGAACATGTGATGATGACATTACTATATAATGAATAAGTATTTAATGCTTTCTTAAATAAATATGTTTTTATAGAATTCATATAAACTTTTGATGTGTACACGGATGCTAAAGTTGTCAGCAGGCAAGAATCGACCTACTCACACAGGTGATTTTCCTTGGCGCTTAGTATAGCGAGCAAGATGAGACAAAAGAAGAGACAATTTTCGGAAGATATGTTTTTCGATAACAACGTGCTTTTATAGTAGACTTTTCTATACAATTATAAGTCGCCTTAATATGTTTAAGATGAGATCTCATAAAAAGATCGATCATTAAATGTGACCACCATTTAATGAAGCTTATTATAAAGCCACATGTGATTTTCTGAACAGTCACAATGTGaatgattgttggatcagaaaTTCAAGTTAGGCGCTTAAATATCGACTTGACTAAGATCTATATGTCGTATGTTTTTTATGCTGGACATGCCCATTTTAGTGGGTGAAACTCCATAGCATACACTTTGTGGTGTATGTGCAAAGGCGATTGTATTTGAGAGTGATGAATGATATCCTGCTTCATTTCTGTGTGAGCCACTGGATTAGCATCCAATTTTTTTACCCTTTGACTTGGGTTCATGTCACGAATATGATACTTGATGAGGGTACTTTAGCATGTTTTCTGATACGATGATAATTTTCGTATGATGAAGCATGTCTAGGAAAGCTGTTAAGTTGAATAGAAATGATATGAATTTCTTGGAAGAAAATTCGATGATACACCATCAATTGTGACTCATAGCGGGCCATCATTTTTTGTCTGTCGAAAATCATGAGTACAATTGATCAAATGTACATGGGTGGAATCCTTGTATCAGGTGTAGTCAAATTATCTGAGGTAATGAGATACGAACATTCTCTGTGAAGGGTTGATGTCTCCATGCTGACTCATAACGAGGTTATAGTATGGAGCTCCCAAAATGAAAGTATCTCCGCGGCCGCACAAACTATTTACTGATATGGACATTTTTTTCTTGGGATTTTGATTGGGAAGCATGTTGGCGCAATACACACTATGTGTGAGTGGGAGATGTTAGAAATTGGGCACCTATTGTGTGTCTGCATGCCCAAAGTTAATCTTGGGTGGATAAGTAAAGTCATGTGCTTGACTTTGTCAAAGGAAAAATCCTTCTCCAACTAAGTAAGCCTTGGTGAAACAAGTGTCTTGTTTCATGCCTCTATGTGTTTGCTAGATGCTAACAAGTGTTTGATCACTTACTCCATGTGTCTACTCAAATCTAACAAGTGTTAGATCTTTGGTCCCAAATGCTTGACACTACTTGCCAAGAGTACATGCTTGAAGTTcaagtataaatagactcaaaATTCTCATATGTTGAGAAGTAAGGAAAACAAGCAATAAGTTTAGCAAGGGATAAGCTAAGTATGGAGAGTAAGCAAACTAGCTAGAGAGTACGCAAGTGAGTATTCAAAGTAGTTAGCAAAGTCTTCAACTATTCAACATTAGTCTTTAGTGTCCTTTAAAGAGAAAGTTGAAGTTCTATACGATACTTAGTGGAAATGTAGTTTGTGCTCATTTTTGTGGCACCTACTCACCGCCGAGTTTGGAGGTTCAAGAACGTGAAACGCAAGTGATCCACCGGTTCCAATTTATTCTTATTTGGAGCGATTGTAAGGTATGAATTAATAACCCGTTTCCACATCTGATTTGTTCAACTTACCTATATATTCGTTATATGTGTCTAACACAGAAGTATTATTCGGTGAGAAGAGCACAGATTATAAGAGTTACAAAACTAAGAAATCTTACATTGGCCTCCAAGAAGAAATGGCAAAGAGGATTTTTCCCTTCCATCCTAGCAGCAACCACCGGCTATCTTCATCTACAACAAAATCCTTATGGTAGTCTGATATTGCTTGCTTTTTCGCCTTCTTCATGATATCCGTGTTCAGTGGGAGTTGCATGAACCCAGCCTTCATATTCCTCGACTGCCATTGCTTATAAGTCTCTGGCCTTTCAATCCTCTCTGATCCCTCGCATGCTATGATGTTGAAAGCCTCCTTCGAAAAGAAATCTCTTTCAATGATTATCCTCTCAGGATTTTCACGGGGGACAATTGTGTCAAGCACatcaaacaaagaagaaaagtgaAAGAGAGCATCCCGGAACCGTGAAACAAAGAATGGGGAATTATAGGTACCATTCAAAATTGCTTGGACGAAAACATTAGGATTCATCTTCCTTATCAGTTCCAGAACAGCATCCCTTGGACTGTCCAATATCACACTCTCATCAAGTAAGTTCTTGCCATGATACATACAGTTGGCAACAAGGAGTTCATCTTTATTGATCTTGAGATCCTCCAGTTGAATGGTTTCCCATTTCTGAGCAATGCCATGGTACTCGAATGGGACATTGAGTTCTCTGGCATAATCTCTTAAACGACGACCTGTTTCTTCAACTCTTTCAGCTGGACGGAAACCAGGTTCGGGTAATCCTATCCCCGTAATCCTGAGTTTAGGAGGACCACCCTTTCTTTTCGAAAGGCGTTGGATAAGGCAAGGCCATTGGAAACCATATATGATGCCGAAATCTATAATGTGGAGAGTAGTAGCATTTTCAGCCAGAGAACCGATTGTTTGGTTAGCAAAGAAATATGATATCTTCAGGAACGGGAATGTGACCATAAAGAGCTGATAAGCTTTCAGCAGATCAGAAGCTGATGGTGGCTTGCGCGGGAGAGTTGAGTAAATCTGGCTCCCGGATCCAGCCAAACGTGCCTCGAGACCATCAGCAAAGTAATGAGCCACCCTTTGTGAACCATCTCCGTAAGGGGAAGAATGTTGCCTAAGCTGCTTCAATAGTTCGCTAGCAGTCCTACTATCACCAGCAGCTACAGCTTGTGCAGAATGAATGAGTAGGGTCTGCAAATCCACCACCAGGTCCTTTTTCCCCGTCTGCTTCTTACCATGGGACCTTCTTCCACCATTTTGGTGCAAGTTCTTTCTTGTTTCAATTTTTAGGGATTCGCGGAGAATTGAATCCGCCTTCTTCCCTTTCTCATCATCACTGATCAACACCATATCAAACATTGCTGTCTGTACTGCCGCCAACTGCTTATTACTCTTCCCTTCTAAATCTATATCATCCCTGTGCACATTTTTCTTTCCTCTCGACCTGTATGGTGAAATCTGCTGCGCATCCTTGTCCAACGGAACGACAACATCAGCGGCTTCACAggcttctttctttctttggacGTAAATAAATCCATTGTGCTCTTCATTAATAATCAGGTTATTATCATCCGAAAGAAATTTATTTGCTTCCACACCTTTTCTGAACTGCCAAATGGGTTCAGACTCTGAATGCACATCAGGAACCTGAACCTTACCCACCCCTGACTCCACCAGTCCTTCTACAATTGAAGGGTTGTAAGTCAATTGAGAACCGGACGCCGTCTGAAAAGTATAATCACTAGGAACACTTCCGATATCGAACAAAGATTCATACACACCAAGTTCATCAATCCAATTAGTTTCAACTGCTTTCTTACTGCTATTGTAATGAGTGAAGTTATCAATTTGAACTTCAGGGTTGCAATCAGTGGGGTACTTCTGGCCGAGGATTTCATAGAAGGGTTTTTCTGCAGATTGAAGAGCTAAATAGTCTTCTTGGAATATGAGATTTTTCTCATCATTGTTCTCTTCCATAAGCATCTGGTTTATGTAGTTGAGAACCACATCCGAAAAATCGAACTCTTCTTCTTGGCTTAcatttgaagatgatgatgtatCACTACTACCACTATTACTACTACTACTGCTACTAAAAGTATGATGATTTTGATCCATGAATTTGGCTTCCCTAAAACTCAATACTGAGAAAATACTGATAAGATCAATTCCTAGAACAAACTTACACTCGTAGATTCAAACAAAATACCGAGAAACAAAAACCACTCGTTCATATACAACAGAACAAAAAAAATACTCTGAGGTCAAAGGAGGTTGTGATGATAGGGGAAAGAAAAGCTTACCTCCACTCCGGAGTCCAGATTGAAAGAGAAAACATACAACCTTATTGTGATTCAATATCTCTCAGAATATTTGGGAAGGAAAGCAAAACAATCTGTGGTGGGGTTTCTATAATGTAAGAATCAATAGGAGGTATAATAACAGTTGTTTAAATAATTTAAACTTTGATTTGCACAGATGTTGTTAAATGAGTTTAAACTTTGATTTGCACAGCCATTAAGATCTAGAGAATAGTGATTGATTCTTAAATTGTAAAAAGTTAAAACCCCACCACAGATTGTTGCCTTTAGAGTTGTTAAATTGATTCAAAGGTTCCCTTTAAATTAAGGTTTATGCTAACCAGGTGCTGTCCAATGATCTTTTAAGGTTTTattaaacaaagaagaagaaacatataCTCTCTCTTCAAAATAAACCATCCGTACGTATTATTTATGGTTATGACGGGTCCACTACTCCACTGTTAGTTTATTATTACGTACGTTCCCAGTGGGGAGGCAGAGAAGAGGAGTTATTACTTCGAAGCTGTTTTCTTGGTGCCTACTGTCTAGTGCCTACATAGAAAAAGAAAGGGCAGTGCTATCCCGCAGGACAGTGCGGGAAAGCAATATGAGCTAGCAAACGGTCACCGTAGTGTAGTTATTTATTTTACAGctgtcaaaagaagttaaaattataaactcatcatctacttatatatatatttagtaTTTGGTACTAATTGCGATTTACTTTACAAAATCATGATCTTTGATTACCGATTTTTCTCTTGTGCTATCAGAAACTGCAATTCACATCATGAATTTTTCtgattactttgtcaaatcgCGAACCTAACTCATAAATCATCTTCTATTTAGTAAATCCAATCCATCATTTGATTGTTCTTCTACAATTTTTTTTGTCTAAATCTCTCCTGATCCATTATAATaactagtacaaccgttgccacggtgggagggccgaccgaagaactTGATGAAACGACACCGCTACGTGACTACTCCTTCACTGTAATTTATGActcgttttttttcttccattttccaCAAACTAACGGTCTTTCAGAGTCGCCGTCATTTTTAACGGTCGTAATGACGATGTCGTTATTTGGTCAGCTCACTTGAATCGCTGGCCAATATAGAAATCCGGCCGAGTTCCCTTGTTACTGGCTGTTTCTGGCCATAATTGCAGGCCATTTACTTCTGCTCCGTCACTGcaatcctagcatacatctatacATTCATTTTATTGCTTCATCTGCTCTCATTCAATCATTAGCAGCACCTTGTGGTTCTTTATTGCAATTACCAGCTTCTCCTAGACAACCAGTATCAATCACTGCATATTGCAGCTTACATATTTATCCATTTACTCATATGGAATCAACTCTACCACTGCATCTCAACACACATAACTCCTTCACCTAGCAATCTGTAGTTCCTTTACTTTCTTCCTTCCTGCAACTTCTCAGCATCACAATCTTCTTGATTTCCTTAGCCACCAACTGTTTCACAACTCcaattgcagcagcagcagccatGCC comes from Papaver somniferum cultivar HN1 chromosome 7, ASM357369v1, whole genome shotgun sequence and encodes:
- the LOC113300617 gene encoding scarecrow-like protein 14 yields the protein MDQNHHTFSSSSSSNSGSSDTSSSSNVSQEEEFDFSDVVLNYINQMLMEENNDEKNLIFQEDYLALQSAEKPFYEILGQKYPTDCNPEVQIDNFTHYNSSKKAVETNWIDELGVYESLFDIGSVPSDYTFQTASGSQLTYNPSIVEGLVESGVGKVQVPDVHSESEPIWQFRKGVEANKFLSDDNNLIINEEHNGFIYVQRKKEACEAADVVVPLDKDAQQISPYRSRGKKNVHRDDIDLEGKSNKQLAAVQTAMFDMVLISDDEKGKKADSILRESLKIETRKNLHQNGGRRSHGKKQTGKKDLVVDLQTLLIHSAQAVAAGDSRTASELLKQLRQHSSPYGDGSQRVAHYFADGLEARLAGSGSQIYSTLPRKPPSASDLLKAYQLFMVTFPFLKISYFFANQTIGSLAENATTLHIIDFGIIYGFQWPCLIQRLSKRKGGPPKLRITGIGLPEPGFRPAERVEETGRRLRDYARELNVPFEYHGIAQKWETIQLEDLKINKDELLVANCMYHGKNLLDESVILDSPRDAVLELIRKMNPNVFVQAILNGTYNSPFFVSRFRDALFHFSSLFDVLDTIVPRENPERIIIERDFFSKEAFNIIACEGSERIERPETYKQWQSRNMKAGFMQLPLNTDIMKKAKKQAISDYHKDFVVDEDSRWLLLGWKGKILFAISSWRPM